A stretch of Macadamia integrifolia cultivar HAES 741 chromosome 7, SCU_Mint_v3, whole genome shotgun sequence DNA encodes these proteins:
- the LOC122083404 gene encoding serine/arginine repetitive matrix protein 1-like isoform X2, whose product MEDAKDFSKSQRLVSDMGYPMLQTQPNPSKFYWHFLGKSVLVTVLLVILPLFPSQAPEFLNQSVLTRSWELFHLLFVGIAVSYGLFSRRNVETEKENQSKIDTAQNYVSRILQVSSVFDDDVDGQFGSDEKVQTWNSCYFRGEPMIVVEQESPVDDEQRSTVTKISNKPLLLPVRSLKSRVSDSDASEFSREPRGFSSSLSRSSSGSRSSSNGSFKTRNGDIGAVDPLDLEERLQENVVLPSPIPWRSRSGRMEMKEESEGVTPPPYSLPPSADEAEIDRDRLRFRSFRSVSWTARTNSTSPSPRKLSPSPSLSPELRAKNVEDSGRKKSYYTSCPPPPPPPPPPTYRKSPLITSNSNPVSNGYSSGNMVMKKSFKDELEDLSKSNRVDIRNKRDPSLDTLREEVKSRVHTEAMAKSVRTVRASEPNVEARKAREYSGERLEDKKGKRWKEVEAMFMTKTGRRAGGFDQWQMSTEKPSPESPCPMPKSPLSKYQIEEKKESYDKVIVEADEDSDGETEADADADYDDTQGSLDTEEAVSNTGTDAGVDSEVDKKAAEFIAKFREQIRLQRIESIKRASGKVSNRAS is encoded by the exons ATGGAGGATGCAAAAGATTTCAGCAAATCCCAACGGCTAGTTTCAGACATGGGCTATCCAATGCTACAAACccaaccaaacccaagtaagTTCTACTGGCATTTCCTGGGTAAATCTGTTCTTGTTACAGTTTTGCTCGTTATTCTTCCCCTTTTCCCTTCTCAAGCTCCTGAGTTCCTAAACCAATCTGTTCTCACCAGAAGCTGGGAgctttttcatcttttattcGTTGGTATTGCTGTATCTTATGGCCTGTTCAGCCGTAGAAATGTTGAAACAGAGAAGGAAAACCAATCAAAAATCGATACTGCACAAAATTATGTCTCTAGAATTCTTCAGGTATCGTCGGTTTTTGACGATGATGTCGATGGCCAATTTGGGTCTGATGAAAAGGTTCAAACTTGGAATTCTTGTTACTTTAGAGGGGAACCCATGATTGTAGTTGAGCAAGAAAGTCCAGTTGATGATGAACAGAGAAGCACCGTTACTAAGATCAGTAACAAACCTCTGCTTTTGCCTGTTCGGAGCTTGAAGTCGAGGGTTTCAGACTCAGATGCTTCTGAATTCTCTAGAGAACCCCGTGGGTTCTCTAGTTCTCTTAGTAGGTCCAGTTCTG GTTCCAGAAGTTCTTCTAATGGTTCTTTCAAAACTAGGAATGGGGATATTGGGGCTGTGGATCCTCTAGATTTGGAGGAGAGATTGCAGGAAAATGTAGTCCTTCCTTCCCCAATTCCTTGGAGATCGAGATCTGGAAGGATGGAAATGAAAGAGGAATCTGAAGGTGTTACCCCTCCTCCTTATTCTCTTCCTCCCTCAGCTGATGAAGCTGAAATCGACAGGGACAGGCTCCGCTTTCGATCTTTTCGATCTGTGTCATGGACAGCTCGGACTAATTCGACATCACCCTCACCTAGGAAACTCTCTCCTTCACCTTCTCTTTCACCAGAATTGCGAGCCAAGAACGTGGAAGATtcaggaaggaagaagagttaTTACACATCGTGtccccctcctccccctccaCCGCCTCCCCCCACTTACCGTAAATCTCCACTGATCACATCGAATTCTAATCCAGTTAGTAATGGGTATTCTTCTGGGAATATGGTAATGAAGAAAAGTTTCAAAGATGAATTGGAGGATTTGAGTAAGAGCAATAGAGTGGACATCAGGAACAAAAGAGATCCTAGCCTGGACACCTTAAGGGAAGAAGTGAAATCAAGAGTCCATACCGAAGCGATGGCCAAATCCGTTCGAACAGTTAGAGCGAGTGAACCCAATGTAGAGGCCAGGAAAGCAAGAGAATACAGCGGAGAGCGGCTGGAGgacaaaaaagggaagagatggAAGGAGGTTGAAGCAATGTTCATGACAAAAACTGGAAGAAGAGCAGGAGGGTTCGATCAGTGGCAGATGAGCACTGAGAAACCTAGTCCAGAGAGTCCCTGCCCAATGCCAAAGTCACCCCTTTCCAAGTATCAgattgaagagaagaaagaatccTATGACAAGGTTATCGTGGAAGCTGATGAAGACTCGGATGGTGAGACTGAGGCTGATGCCGATGCTGATTATGATGACACTCAAGGAAGCTTAGACACTGAGGAAGCTGTATCCAACACTGGCACTGATGCAGGGGTTGATAGTGAGGTTGATAAGAAGGCAGCCGAGTTCATAGCCAAGTTTAGAGAGCAGATCAGGCTTCAAAGGATTGAGTCAATCAAGAGAGCAAGTGGGAAAGTCAGTAATAGAGCCTCTTAG
- the LOC122083404 gene encoding serine/arginine repetitive matrix protein 1-like isoform X1, whose translation MEDAKDFSKSQRLVSDMGYPMLQTQPNPSKFYWHFLGKSVLVTVLLVILPLFPSQAPEFLNQSVLTRSWELFHLLFVGIAVSYGLFSRRNVETEKENQSKIDTAQNYVSRILQVSSVFDDDVDGQFGSDEKVQTWNSCYFRGEPMIVVEQESPVDDEQRSTVTKISNKPLLLPVRSLKSRVSDSDASEFSREPRGFSSSLSRSSSGSRSSSNGSFKTRNGDIGAVDLDGFSSSLSRSSSGSRSSSNGSFKTRNGDIGAVDPLDLEERLQENVVLPSPIPWRSRSGRMEMKEESEGVTPPPYSLPPSADEAEIDRDRLRFRSFRSVSWTARTNSTSPSPRKLSPSPSLSPELRAKNVEDSGRKKSYYTSCPPPPPPPPPPTYRKSPLITSNSNPVSNGYSSGNMVMKKSFKDELEDLSKSNRVDIRNKRDPSLDTLREEVKSRVHTEAMAKSVRTVRASEPNVEARKAREYSGERLEDKKGKRWKEVEAMFMTKTGRRAGGFDQWQMSTEKPSPESPCPMPKSPLSKYQIEEKKESYDKVIVEADEDSDGETEADADADYDDTQGSLDTEEAVSNTGTDAGVDSEVDKKAAEFIAKFREQIRLQRIESIKRASGKVSNRAS comes from the coding sequence ATGGAGGATGCAAAAGATTTCAGCAAATCCCAACGGCTAGTTTCAGACATGGGCTATCCAATGCTACAAACccaaccaaacccaagtaagTTCTACTGGCATTTCCTGGGTAAATCTGTTCTTGTTACAGTTTTGCTCGTTATTCTTCCCCTTTTCCCTTCTCAAGCTCCTGAGTTCCTAAACCAATCTGTTCTCACCAGAAGCTGGGAgctttttcatcttttattcGTTGGTATTGCTGTATCTTATGGCCTGTTCAGCCGTAGAAATGTTGAAACAGAGAAGGAAAACCAATCAAAAATCGATACTGCACAAAATTATGTCTCTAGAATTCTTCAGGTATCGTCGGTTTTTGACGATGATGTCGATGGCCAATTTGGGTCTGATGAAAAGGTTCAAACTTGGAATTCTTGTTACTTTAGAGGGGAACCCATGATTGTAGTTGAGCAAGAAAGTCCAGTTGATGATGAACAGAGAAGCACCGTTACTAAGATCAGTAACAAACCTCTGCTTTTGCCTGTTCGGAGCTTGAAGTCGAGGGTTTCAGACTCAGATGCTTCTGAATTCTCTAGAGAACCCCGTGGGTTCTCTAGTTCTCTTAGTAGGTCCAGTTCTGGTTCCAGAAGTTCTTCTAATGGTTCTTTCAAAACTAGGAATGGGGATATTGGGGCTGTGGATCTAGACGGGTTCTCTAGTTCTCTTAGTAGGTCCAGTTCTGGTTCCAGAAGTTCTTCTAATGGTTCTTTCAAAACTAGGAATGGGGATATTGGGGCTGTGGATCCTCTAGATTTGGAGGAGAGATTGCAGGAAAATGTAGTCCTTCCTTCCCCAATTCCTTGGAGATCGAGATCTGGAAGGATGGAAATGAAAGAGGAATCTGAAGGTGTTACCCCTCCTCCTTATTCTCTTCCTCCCTCAGCTGATGAAGCTGAAATCGACAGGGACAGGCTCCGCTTTCGATCTTTTCGATCTGTGTCATGGACAGCTCGGACTAATTCGACATCACCCTCACCTAGGAAACTCTCTCCTTCACCTTCTCTTTCACCAGAATTGCGAGCCAAGAACGTGGAAGATtcaggaaggaagaagagttaTTACACATCGTGtccccctcctccccctccaCCGCCTCCCCCCACTTACCGTAAATCTCCACTGATCACATCGAATTCTAATCCAGTTAGTAATGGGTATTCTTCTGGGAATATGGTAATGAAGAAAAGTTTCAAAGATGAATTGGAGGATTTGAGTAAGAGCAATAGAGTGGACATCAGGAACAAAAGAGATCCTAGCCTGGACACCTTAAGGGAAGAAGTGAAATCAAGAGTCCATACCGAAGCGATGGCCAAATCCGTTCGAACAGTTAGAGCGAGTGAACCCAATGTAGAGGCCAGGAAAGCAAGAGAATACAGCGGAGAGCGGCTGGAGgacaaaaaagggaagagatggAAGGAGGTTGAAGCAATGTTCATGACAAAAACTGGAAGAAGAGCAGGAGGGTTCGATCAGTGGCAGATGAGCACTGAGAAACCTAGTCCAGAGAGTCCCTGCCCAATGCCAAAGTCACCCCTTTCCAAGTATCAgattgaagagaagaaagaatccTATGACAAGGTTATCGTGGAAGCTGATGAAGACTCGGATGGTGAGACTGAGGCTGATGCCGATGCTGATTATGATGACACTCAAGGAAGCTTAGACACTGAGGAAGCTGTATCCAACACTGGCACTGATGCAGGGGTTGATAGTGAGGTTGATAAGAAGGCAGCCGAGTTCATAGCCAAGTTTAGAGAGCAGATCAGGCTTCAAAGGATTGAGTCAATCAAGAGAGCAAGTGGGAAAGTCAGTAATAGAGCCTCTTAG
- the LOC122083274 gene encoding actin-related protein 2/3 complex subunit 5A, protein MARQEGFVEANNTEGIIVRIEHKSRKIESLLKQSKPVEALKTALEGAPPKTKDERCKSANWIVVHRAMMAIKDVDGMFSALDPEYYDILMKYLYRGLATGDRPTCDQCLRIHEKLTEKAGLGCILRALSDSVNIV, encoded by the exons atggccaGGCAAGAAGGGTTTGTGGAGGCAAACAATACAGAGGGAATCATCGTTAGAATTGAACACAAGTCTCGCAAGATCGAAAGCTTACTCAAACA GTCCAAACCAGTTGAGGCCCTCAAAACGGCTCTTGAAGGCGCACCCCCGAAGACCAAAGATGAAAGATGCAAA tctgCGAATTGGATTGTGGTGCATCGTGCTATGATGGCTATAAAAGATGTTGATGGGATGTTCTCTGCATTGGATCCTGAGTACTATGACATTCTCATGAA GTACTTGTATAGAGGTTTGGCCACTGGAGACCGTCCTACATGTGACCAGTGCCTCCGGATTCATGAAAAGCTGACCGAGAAAGCTGGGTTGGGTTGCATATTGCGTGCCCTTTCTGACTCCGTCAACATAGTTTGA
- the LOC122083672 gene encoding homeobox-leucine zipper protein HAT4-like has translation MMVEKEKEDLALSLSLSTTADHNRNPLQLNLMLSSVSSSTPSPFMLQKNSWNEPFASSDRNLEIFRGETRSFLKGIDVNRLPSTADCEEEAGVSSPNSTISSVSGKRSERDINGEELEIERACSRGISDEEDGDGSRKKLRLSKDQSAILEESFKEHNTLNPKQKLALAKQLNLRPRQVEVWFQNRRARTKLKQTEVDCEFLKRCCENLTEENRRLQKEVQELRALKLSPQFYMHMTPPTTLTMCPSCERVAVSSTSSASAAAAAAAAAGATAPSTPLTAMRLLRSTIPINPQASSPIPPLLNRN, from the exons ATGATggtggagaaagagaaagaagatttAGCTTTGAGCTTGAGCTTGAGTACAACTGCGGATCATAATCGAAATCCGTTGCAGCTGAATCTCATGCtttcctctgtttcttcttcgACTCCTTCCCCGTTCATGCTTCAGAAGAACTCCTGGAATGAGCCGTTCGCGTCTTCAG ATCGCAACTTAGAGATCTTCAGGGGCGAGACAAGATCGTTCCTTAAAGGAATTGATGTGAACCGATTGCCATCAACCGCGGACTGCGAAGAAGAAGCCGGAGTCTCCTCTCCGAACAGCACGATATCTAGCGTGAGCGGAAAGCGAAGTGAGAGGGATATAAACGGAGAAGAGCTTGAGATTGAAAGAGCCTGTTCGCGTGGAATCAGTGACGAAGAAGACGGCGACGGGTCTAGGAAGAAACTCAGACTTTCCAAGGATCAATCGGCTATTCTTGAAGAAAGTTTCAAAGAACACAACACTCTCAACCCC AAGCAAAAGCTGGCGTTGGCGAAGCAACTAAACCTTCGACCTCGACAGGTGGAAGTTTGGTTCCAGAACAGGAGAGCAAG GACGAAGTTGAAGCAGACTGAGGTGGACTGTGAGTTCTTGAAGAGATGCTGTGAGAACTTAACAGAGGAGAACAGGAGGTTACAGAAGGAGGTTCAGGAGCTAAGAGCACTTAAACTATCCCCGCAGTTCTACATGCACATGACCCCACCAACGACCCTCACAATGTGCCCTTCATGCGAGCGCGTCGCCGTCTCATCGACATCCTCTGCATCTGCCgccgctgctgctgctgctgctgcggGAGCAACCGCGCCATCGACGCCACTCACCGCTATGCGATTGCTCCGCTCCACCATCCCCATCAACCCACAAGCTTCATCTCCGATCCCTCCGCTCCTCAATCGTAATTAA
- the LOC122084829 gene encoding uncharacterized protein LOC122084829, whose product MGSTSSIPSMPHVRVAHQPTMLEMAAKQDKKSLDMLVTDFFVNNNISFNVIQTNSFIEMLRGTCAYGTSYVVPSYSNLRTSLIPGKKAKIMQYVSSIKATWDITGCTIMSDSWTDIKKRSWVNVIAYPPGGAVFLKCIECGINRLTSTFLFNEISDVIEKVGPKNVVQFISDNGSNFCSCGDMLSGKWRHICRTNCAAHGINLLLKDIHKKVKWVREVIEDGKLVVDYIHRHTGIVALMRKFTNNRDIKQPCKTRFGTYFFMLQSLIVVENELRLFVASSEWRAFQFNRAEMAVRTVGIIQSETFWEGAKEVVAFMEPLIRILRLVDSDGSTAGYLYEATERAKETLRKFVEKDGGKYLAIMDLFQFRLEKNIIHHVHLFGALLNPSIMFGGRLDIDGTKFMNAQDFIMDIMVPLEDREQFMQEVIDYRIKSPLLFNMTGQTMMRTNHPRIWWQFVGSAFLVLQNIACRILSQPCSSSPCERNWSAWDAAQTKKRNRLAPEMLEDLVYIRMNSMMRENYESQLHKDSRPIDLDNLGELPIVDFELEMERLEQTYEEPEPSDTGADGGSTSCSLMSPH is encoded by the exons ATGGGTTCCACAAGTAGCATACCGTCTATGCCTCATGTTAGGGTTGCACATCAACCCACAATGCTAGAGATGGCTGCTAAGCAAGACAAGAAATCATTGGACATGTTGGTAActgatttttttgtcaataataACATTTCCTTCAATGTTATTCAGACAAATTCTTTTATTGAGATGCTAAGGGGTACATGTGCTTATGGTACAAGTTATGTTGTACCTAGTTATAGCAATCTTCGGACCAGTTTGATTCCTGGAAAAAAAGCGAAAATCATGCAATATGTTAGCAGTATAAAGGCGACATGGGATATCACAGGTTGCACAATTATGTCTGATTCTTGGACTGACATAAAGAAGAGGTCATGGGTTAATGTGATTGCTTACCCTCCTGGGGGTGCTGTGTTTTTGAAATGTATTGAGTGCGGTATAAATAGATTAACTTCCACAtttcttttcaatgaaatttctgatgtcATTGAAAAAGTTGGACCAAAGAATGTTGTGCAATTTATTTCAGATAATGGTTCTAACTTTTGTTCTTGTGGTGATATGTTGTCTGGAAAATGGCGTCATATATGTAGAACAAATTGTGCTGCTCATGGGATTAATCTGCTTTTGAAAGATATTCACAAAAAAGTTAAATGGGTGAGGGAAGTTATAGAAGATGGAAAACTTGTAGTGGATTATATTCACAGGCACACAGGTATTGTAGCATTGATGAGAAAATTCACCAACAATAGAGATATCAAGCAGCCTTGCAAGACAAGGTTtggtacttatttttttatgttgcaGTCTCTTATTGTTGTTGAGAATGAGCTGAGGCTTTTTGTTGCATCATCTGAGTGGAGAGCCTTTCAATTCAATAGAGCTGAAATGGCAGTGAGAACTGTTGGAATAATTCAATCAGAGACATTTTGGGAGGGGGCAAAGGAAGTTGTTGCTTTCATGGAGCCACTTATTCGTATTCTTCGCCTTGTTGATTCAGATGGTTCTACTGCAGGTTACTTATATGAAGCAACAGAAAGGGCAAAAGAAACATTGAGAAAATTTGTGGAGAAGGATGGAGGGAAGTATTTAGCCATAAtggatttgtttcaatttaggtTAGAGAAGAACATTATTCATCATGTTCATCTCTTTGGTGCACTTTTGAATCCTTCTATTATGTTTGGCGGTCGACTTGATATTGATGGAACTAAATTTATGAATGCACAAGATTTTATAATGGACATCATGGTTCCTTTAGAGGATCGTGAGCAATTCATGCAAGAAGTCATTGATTATCGCATAAAAAGTCCATTGTTGTTCAATATGACAGGACAGACAATGATGAGAACTAATCATCCAA ggatttggtggCAATTTGTTGGTAGTGCATTTCTTGTGCTTCAAAATATTGCTTGTAGAATCTTGAGTCAGCCTTGTAGTTCCTCTCCTTGTGAGCGTAATTGGAGTGCTTGGGATGCagcacaaacaaagaaaagaaatagattagCCCCAGAGATGCTAGAGGATTTGGTGTACATCAGGATGAACTCTATGATGAGGGAGAACTATGAAAGCCAACTACATAAAGATTCAAGGCCTATTGATTTAGATAATCTTGGTGAATTACCTATAGTAGACTTTGAGCTTGAAATGGAGAGGCTTGAGCAGACGTACGAGGAACCTGAACCATCTGACACTGGAGCTGATGGAGGATCTACTTCATGTAGTTTAATGTCTCCTCattga